A stretch of DNA from Esox lucius isolate fEsoLuc1 chromosome 18, fEsoLuc1.pri, whole genome shotgun sequence:
ATTTTCACTTAACAAAAAAGGTACCATGGTTTCAGTATACGCTGAAACAAAAACTTTAGCACAGCATATAGTCAGCTGGGTATTTTACATAGACGCCTGCAAGGCTGAACCTGATCTGGACAAGAGCAGAGGTTTTCAGAATCTCAGAATCTTTGTTCTGGAGGACTAAAGATCCGGAAAAAAGTCAGATCAGCAGCCACTCGTTATTTATATGTCAATATTACAAACGTCCATTATTGGTTAATAGGCAGCAGGCAAATGGTCAGATTTTTGTTCACGCCTTTTTACTCAGAAGGTGTGCTGCTGATTGATGGCGGAGTGATACACCAACACCATGCACACTCACTCATTGAGGCTAGTGCCCCTCCTCATTGGGTTAAGGGACAGCCCTGAGAGGCTCTCCTGCCTCAGAGAGCGGGCAAAGCTGCTTGGGAATGGAGGTGAGGgaaggacacacagacacacagacacacacaaacacacacacaaaaagaagggtaaaacatttttttgaagCAGGGCAGACAGAGAAGCACCAAAGGGAAAATCCGGACCAGGCGAAGCTTAGCAGATCTGCACCAGACAGCACAGGGTAACAATGTGGAACCAAACCAACTCCAAACTAGAATACAGAACAGAGGTCACCAAGTCCTATTTACCTGTGACAGATATAATAGGTTCCTGTACTTTAGGCTCCAAATGGACAGAGAATGGGAGAATTTACCCAGGCTTGTCCAGCAAAGATAGATTTCCATTTTCCCTCACAAATTGCTTTCATACATTGTGCCCTAATAAACACAGTTGAGCATTTCCAACTTTAACAAGTCACCATAAAAACAGAGTTTACACTGAGCATTATACTTACTCAATCGGACTGTTTCTCTTTTCAGAGAGACTGGGGCCTGAACGACTCTTTGCCAGGGAAATAGCACTAGGTCCACACGGAGGATCAacgaggagagagaagacacagTGAGCAGAGATGCGACACAGCCACACTCAGCTAGTTACAACACTTCTTCAACGCTCTTTCAACGTTCTTAGACATTATGTGAGAACCACTGTCTAACATGATGCAAGCTAATGCAAATAACATCCATGGGATACATGAGTTGCAAGCAGACCATGGAACCCGTAAGTCCCAGCCTCCTCACCAGCCATAGGTTTTCTGAGGTTTGGGCAGAGGGTCGTCAAAGAAAGAGTCGCCCTCGTCGGCGTCCTCCTCggcatcctcttcctcctccgggTCCAGGCCCTTCTTCAGGACCACGTTGCCGTTGTCACGCGAGGCGTCGCTGTGCCTCGTGGTCACATGACCCGTACCTTTGCCCTTTAGTGAGCCAAAGCTCAGGCTCGTTTCACTGTTGCTGTGATGGACCTCCACACCCTGTGTGGTACACAGAAATGTGAATAAATAGAACACAAAAGTGTACATTCAAAGATGTATCTGAGTGGGTTAGCTAGGATTTAGTTGGTAGTAAATACATTGCTCAAAGAAATTTGGGGAAAGACTTAAAATcgcacatcgggtctcgatgagcACATTATATTagagaacaaaatgttttactgaacaTTGTATAATTTGTTGTGAACAAAATGACGTTTGGTCAAcgatcaatggaaaccaaaatcaccaaccaattgagggctgatTTAGAACTCGCATCCAAAATCAAATGAAACTATTGAAAtgacaggctgttccaacttgcatgaatttcatcacggcaactcataatgtgactcagtagtgtgtatggcccccatttGCCTGTATttactcccgacaacatctgggcatgctcctgatgagacggtggatggtgtcctaggagatctcctcccagacctggaacAGGGCATCAGTGATCTCCTGTACAGTCTGTGGCGTTATTTGGTGGcgttggatgcaccaatacataaagtcccagaggttcttaattggattcaggtctggggaacgtgagggccaatTAATGGCAttaatgccttcatcatcctggaactgcctacacactctagCTACATGAGGccggcattgtcctgcaccaggaggaacccagggcccactgtaccagtgtaaggtctgatgatggatctgaggatttcatcctggtacctaacagcagtcagagtacccgttggctagcacgtggagatctgtgcaaccctccaaggatatgccttcccagatcatcactgacccaccgccaaaccggtcatggtggatgatgttgcagacaGCATAATGTTAACCATGGTTTCAGACTTTTTCCTGTCTGTCACTGTGAACCTGTTCTCATTTGTGAAGAGAAAGgggtgccaatggcggaccGGACATTTACGgcgttctctggtgaatgccaattgagctgcacagtGCCAGGCCACCCTCATAGAgaatgtttctgacagtttggtccctttttgggggttgtcttgctgttgcctctccagtgcacctgttatcAGTTTCacttgcaccaaaacaggtgacattgattcagaATAGCTTATGCTCCCGAACTGtgtggacagattgatatccctgatgtttaattgacttggtgttatactgtgatctTGTTCCCTtattgttttgagcagtgtagtaagAAGACAGGACGCCACATGGATAGTTAGTAATGAATTTGAAATACTCGCTATAGGACATCTTGATAACTACCAAGTCTAGGTAAAGGTATCTCTTGTATGTATATATTGGCTACGTTAGTCAAATCTACTATATTAAACATTAGCAATTAGTATAACATGCATACAGCAGACTGGACGGATTTCCAATGAAAATATAATTGCTAATATAATCCATTAGAATCAGTGTTGGGTGATAAAGCAAATAAAGTTAGATCCCATTAAAGGAGGAGTTTACTAAGCTGAGGTGAAATACTGCAGTCTCATCCTAACTTTACACACTATGCTCTGGCATGCCTTTCAAATGAAAACTTAAGTTGGTTAGAGTCTACTCTAAACCTAGATGGTGTTTATAAAGGCAAAACCATAGGGATGAGATTGGTCCTCATTGGACAAGTCCTGTTCACATCGCCAGTCCATAGAAAATGCTCTTCCAGTCGGTGCCCAATGAATACCACCCTGTTCCCTGCCTTGCAATTTACCTTGGAGTCAGCCTTCTCCTCGTGTGCATTGTGCTTACGTCCTTTATACCTGGGGATCTGTGCATGAGAACACAGCTATCAGCCTCCTGACACACTCACTGTCTCACTAACACGTTGGCTACCGTGAGGCTACTTTTAGAGTGCGTGAAATACACTTTATTCCACTGACCTCTTCATCCTTTCCAAAGAAAGCATGAAAACAGAAGCTTTGTTTTAATAGTCAACAACCTCTCAAAATGTCCATGTCATTTATATCCTATGATCTCATCCTGCAAATTGGACGCTAGGTCTTGTGTTAggatttgttgttattttaagaTGCACCATAGAACAAaggatttgtatgaaaactgcaACACCAAAATAAGACGTCAGGAGTCAAAGAATGCACTATTAACTTCAAAACAAAATCAGAAAATAGCCATCTAATGGGAAACATTACCATAGCCATTTCATAGACAGCAATCCCACAGTAGAACCATGCAGTGGACTATGGTTTGAATAGAGCCAACGTACCTTGCTAACTAGTGAAGTCTTCTCCTCAGTATAGCGACTGGGATTGAGGAAGACATCACTGCAGTCATGGCTGACCTAGAAGAAAAGGACACTTGACATGGTGTTTCATAAAAAGAAAACTACAAAAATATCAACCTAGAAAGGAtgttcaaaaaaaataatctcacCACACTTCGACACTGACTGAAGAAGTGCTTGTACAAGCCCAGAAACTCCTGAAAGTCGACAGCTACAGAAGGAGAGACatgttttgaaacattaaaaGAGACAACACCTTTTTCCTCAGCTTTGAGTTGCATTGCTTGCATATAGGTACTAATATCCCTTCCACAGTAAGTCTACAGGAAACGTACATTTGCTGGAGGCTTTGTCTCCAGCTCGAAGTTCATCAGTGACAAAACTCTCCAGCATGTTCCTGTTATTGAGCACACAAACATGAAATTGTGTTTAGGAAACTGGATGAGCTCTAGATCTACATCCCAAATTGCACGGTCATGGCAGCTCTTCACTCAGGGTAAGTTTCCCAATATCCAGATTATGTCTATTCCTGAATGTCAAGGCAATTTCAATAGAAGTGTGTGCTTTGTTGTTTAACGATGGAATGAATATTGATTCAGGAAACCAGCATGGTGCTTTGTTACGCTGTAGGGAGGAAATGGTCTAAACATACTTGTTAAAGTTGGGAAAGAGATCTCCAAACACTGACTGCAAATCCTCCTTGCAAACCCCACCAGTTCTGTCCTGTGTGGAGCAAGTTTGAACCACATTAAGAAGCAGTGTTGAGAAGAAGAATCTCAGAAATGTATACACATTTCAAGACAGCCAACCAATGGCAATGGAAAATTTAGGATTTTGACCAacattacaacaacaacaacattttatgaccaagctttaaaatatttgtatttaaaatgatcACCATGTCATAAATGTCAAACTTTTTCCGGGCATCTGCTATTTGCCTGGGGGACAGTTCctataaaaaaagagaaatacattcagtacatcTGATAAGATCAAACATGAACTAGTGAACTTCATGAGATTCAAACCTACATATGAACCAAAAAAACCATCAGACTAAACTAgtgtttgtgatttggtttcATCCTAGGTTGTTTCTGCGTCTTTGTGAGTCTTTCTCAGTACAAATTGATAAATAGGCGACCCACATGAGCTCACTCTGCTAATTTGAACAGAGTATGCAAGTAGACAATAAGTAGGACAAAGATGTTGTCTCAACAGGAAATCAATTGGCATTCTAAATCATCTGGTTAGCGTTACATTCATAGCTGAATTCTCATGACCCAGATAGTATTATTTAGTAGTCACCACAAAAAGACAACTGTAAGTTATAAAAAGCGGTTCACTTCTAGTGAAAAAAAACCTAAGTGTTATTTTATGAAGATTTTCTGTGTAGCCATGTTGTAGGCAGTGTAATACAGTACGAATAACTGGAAAATTGCATTCACAGAAAAGTGGGATGTGACAAGTGTGATGTAATAATAGTGGAATTGAAACTAATACCCAAGTATTTTAGTACACAACTAAGAATGGGTATTGTTCTGTCGAAAAAAGATATTTAATTGCTAAAATGTCTTGAAGACAAAATGCCTGACATTACTCTATCTAGAATCAAACTTATATTTTGGTATTGATAATTGTTTTAACAAATACCATTCCATGTTTAGAACCAAGGTCTCCCTGTCAGACTTCCCCACAGACATTATGTAGGATCTGCTGCCCTTTCATTTTCACACCACAATAGGTTAGCCTACAAAAtgacgatcacccaaggagtgGAATAGATAAAAGCAGCGAAACAAATTTACTTCAGTAGACTACAAGCTGTCAAAATGCAGCTTTTTGAAAAAGTAATTGGAGTACAAGAAAACAAAAGCTTACTTATATCAAATTAATATATCATAATTGAgtaagagtacaagtacagtactgtgcagaaGTCTTAGGGCATCTTACTGAAGCTAAACAATATTGTCAAAACTTAAATCACAAATTCCTGTTTATTGTTCAAAACAACATAGAATTTCAGCAAATGACAAAGCCAATTTcctgaaaataacaaaattgtaATATCACATAAGCATTCAGACTCTTTATTCACtactttgtaaaagcactttttgcAGCAACCCAAAAGAACTGTGAACAACTCTCCACAAAAAcattcaatggggttcaagtcagGGTTTTGGCATGGCCACTCAAGGATATTCAGACTTCTCTCTAAGCCACTCCAGAGTTGTCTTGGCTGGGGAATTCGAGCTgatgtcatgctgaaagatgactCTTGATCCACAGTCTGAGgtactctggatcaggttttcttcatgGAACTTCATGGTAGTTGGCCTAGTTTTTTTTACCCAGATCCTGACTAGTCTCCTAGTTCCTGACACAGAGAAGCATCACCATAGCATGACGTCCCTACACCATGCTTCAATAAAGCACTTGGCATTTAGGCTTAATAGTTCCATTTTGGAGATATCAGACCAGATAATAGTTTTCATCTTGCTGTCAGAGTCCAAcatgtcatgtgccttttactcaAGGTTGGCTTCTATCTAGTCACTTCTGTAGCGTCATCGCTGGATCgtccctcctcctccatccagCATTCCGCGTCTCCCTCCTATTAACAACTGTTCCAGCCACCTGGGAAGTGCAATGTTCCATGGGGACATGAACTGAGCATTATGCACCTGTGTTTTATTTGGGAATCGGGGGGTATTTAGGTTGTAGGCTGGCACCTGTGTGGTGTCAGTGATTATCTGTCTGTTCGAGGACGGGCTCCCATGTCCGCACCTGTGCTCAGAGTATACAGTATGCCGGTTTTGTTTTGTAGACTAGTTTCATGTTTCAGGCCCAGGGCTGTGgtctttgtttctcttttttcctgGACGTTGGATTTATGTTGAAAAACTGCAATTACCACGGATTCAGTTAAGACCTTGTTTGTTTGCTTCCACCAGCCACAACCGTTACAGCTTTACAATGGAGACCTGTTTGGATTGTTGAAGAGATGGTTCTCCTTCTGGCAGATTCTCCCATCGCTGCAGCAAAACTCTGACGCTCAATTTTAGTGGGCAGCGGGTCTTTGTTTACCTCGCTGACCAAAGCCTTTCTTGCCCGGTTATTTAGTTGAGCAGGAGGCCAGCTCGAGAGGaggagtcttggtggttctaAACATATTCCAGTTCACAGTGATGGAGTCCACAATACTCCTTGTGAACTTTCAATGCCTTAGcaacttttttttataacctttgATTTATTCCTCTACAAACTCCATGGAAGTCTTCTAAAAGTCCCTTTGACAGTTTTTTGGCTTGTTATTTGCTCTGACATGTACTGTGAAGTACGGGACCATACATAGACACGTGCCTAATTCAATCAAATGAATTTgccaaaatgtggagaaaatgaaggggtcAAAAACTTTCCAAAGCCACTgaagattaaaataaattatagatTCTGTGGGAAAAAAGCCTAAGCCTCAACAATAACTGCAAATGATATGATTTGATCACATATCAAAGTTAATACTctactgtataaataaaaataataagaaataaatattgatCCCATGATGTTACTGTATAGCTTATTATAATCTGTTGACTAgaacaaatatgaaataaagGGTCACAAGTATACATATTTGGTTCCATTTCAAGCTATTTATGGACTATCAGTGTGCACTTATGACTGCTCTTACAGCTTTATTCCTACAGGTGGCAGCAGAGAAAATAACAATGAATGTTGAATTGTATGTAGTTTTGTGATTTTAGTAGCAACACCACCTGGCTAGGGCAAGGAAAAAGCACCATAAAGCAAAATGGCCAATATGACGGCATTAAAACCTCCCAAATGTTCTTCTGTTAAGAAAAACATAAGCAATTAATATAGTTTAAATAGTGATTTATGCCTTAATGACAGACATGGCTCACCTCTATTCTGTCCCTCTCGTCCTACCCTTCTCagctgtgtgcgtgtttgtgtgtgagtgtgtgtgtaaaaaaccaaaacaacccCCCCAATAACATAATGTATTAAACAGGACACTGAGATAGCTTATTGTTGCTAGTTCATTTGACTTGAAAATGAACATTGGGTTGTCTCTTTTTAAGCTGAAATAAATATTGGATCTCAGCAAGCAAacctaataataattattattattctgaaaaCACTAAGTTCAGTGTAGAAGAAAATGGAAAGGAATGCAGCTCGTAAGATTTACTACCTTGGGTATGCTTGTAGCCTTGTCTCCCTTACATCAGATAACAGCAGGCCAGAGCAGGTAAAGCAGAAAAAAACAGTAAGAACATAGTCCATTATAATCAAAGTGGTCGACTTAATTGAGAGGAAAAAACACATAAAGGAGGTGAAGTACAGCCATTTAAGAACATAATCAAAATAGGAAGGCTTCAGGTTTAGACAACGGCTAATTGCTTTTACACTCAAGAGAACAGAGCTAAATGACCACGCCTGTTCATGTAAGACGGCAAGCCCTGTGCAGTGGGGTCACTTTACCTCGGAGGACTTCTCCCTGTGTCTGCCTCTCTTAACAAGCTCCAGGAGAAGAGGAGTGTTCCTGTTCATATCGGTCTCTGTGATACCCAGCTCACGAGACACCTGCTCACGGCTGTCCAGGCCATTTAACTGAGGACAagacacaaaataaattgtatgcCAAATAGTTAATGCTGCACTGACAATTCCCATGTTTTCACCATATGCCAGGAAAGCCCTAACCACTTTGGATAAAACACTCACGGAGTTAATCTCTGGTTGGAAGACAGCAAGGGTGAAGTCCAGGTGGAAGACCTGCAGAAAGTCTATGATGAGGCTGGCAACTAGGCGTCCTGCAAAGGCAAGGATGCAATGTGCCTCATTAAGGCAGGAACAAGCCAACATAGTGTACAATAAAAGTCAGAAATCATGAAACACTAGGTCATATAAACACTTTGTTTGTAAGACCTTGAGTCAACACAAGTCACTAGAAAAGCATCAGTGTGTCAAGGCATAGATTCTTAAAGTTTAAGCAACTGTACTGGTTGGATGCAACACATTTCTTCAATGAGAAACTCCATGGGAGCATTTTCCTACAGTAAGACACCACTCCTGTAGAAATCCTTCACCATGGGCCAGCACATTTCTGCACACCTACTCCCTGTATAACTCATAACCCTGTTTTTCTCATTTACTCATTaagtgtttcctttattttggaaGTTACCTATACGGTGAATATGTGATGAGGGGTTCAAATAATCAGGACAACATAAAACCAGGCCTTACCATCCTTGGTATTAAGACATTTCTTCAGGTTTTCATTGACAAGAGGAGTTTTATTCTGAA
This window harbors:
- the cep43 gene encoding FGFR1 oncogene partner isoform X1, producing the protein MSATEDDTELRDLLIQNLENNGVLNKLKAEMRAAVFLAMDEQDKVENKTPLVNENLKKCLNTKDGRLVASLIIDFLQVFHLDFTLAVFQPEINSLNGLDSREQVSRELGITETDMNRNTPLLLELVKRGRHREKSSEGDKATSIPKELSPRQIADARKKFDIYDMDRTGGVCKEDLQSVFGDLFPNFNKNMLESFVTDELRAGDKASSKSVDFQEFLGLYKHFFSQCRSVVSHDCSDVFLNPSRYTEEKTSLVSKDEEIPRYKGRKHNAHEEKADSKGVEVHHSNSETSLSFGSLKGKGTGHVTTRHSDASRDNGNVVLKKGLDPEEEEDAEEDADEGDSFFDDPLPKPQKTYGCAISLAKSRSGPSLSEKRNSPIDSFARSLRQESLSGLSLNPMRRGTSLNDLSALGSDTEGDGDQLCSESDKLSCSEPRRAADIGKEAGISPLTSLSDPAPQRSVAGEGSHSGVSSKTQGFEDFMKMNDKSGTSVHDDDVDYDDDFNSHRSDISKSELSIGEEIEEVSIEGPDVSDKVDERTQDLSVSQLSHSHGADYMEEVP
- the cep43 gene encoding FGFR1 oncogene partner isoform X2, encoding MSATEDDTELRDLLIQNLENNGVLNKLKAEMRAAVFLAMDEQDKVENKTPLVNENLKKCLNTKDGRLVASLIIDFLQVFHLDFTLAVFQPEINSLNGLDSREQVSRELGITETDMNRNTPLLLELVKRGRHREKSSEGDKATSIPKELSPRQIADARKKFDIYDMDRTGGVCKEDLQSVFGDLFPNFNKNMLESFVTDELRAGDKASSKSVDFQEFLGLYKHFFSQCRSVVSHDCSDVFLNPSRYTEEKTSLVSKDEEIPRYKGRKHNAHEEKADSKGVEVHHSNSETSLSFGSLKGKGTGHVTTRHSDASRDNGNVVLKKGLDPEEEEDAEEDADEGDSFFDDPLPKPQKTYGCAISLAKSRSGPSLSEKRNSPIERAADIGKEAGISPLTSLSDPAPQRSVAGEGSHSGDAQHREVSGSRNGVSSKTQGFEDFMKMNDKSGTSVHDDDVDYDDDFNSHRSDISKSELSIGEEIEEVSIEGPDVSDKVDERTQDLSVSQLSHSHGADYMEEVP